GCAAAACCACAAACgtacaataaaaataggtacaattttaTTGTCTCTCCAAGGCCCGTCGGCAGATTCTCTGACCGGTTTATATGTAAATACACGGTGCATATGGTTATTTGTTCGCCTTTATCTCTGTTAAGTGGCTGGTTACGTTACGTAACAAAGCCGACACACATATCAAAAGCCTATAGATGGACAAAATGATACGtaatattaattacaaaaatggTACCTAGCACCACACCTTACACgggttgttaattttttttaagggtTGTTAAGTTAGGagtggaatctccatgtaccaaaaagtgtcatcaaaaaaccttaaatagatggcgctacaatacctagaatacttgcgaaaaaaatcatagacagcgcacttcattccgtcaataacgcctaggttcttagctactctagcgctactctggagatatttggaactattatttatagctgacagttggatacttttgcaacagttctaccataagagatttagGCACTGGTCCCACCGCGAGCGAGTAAGCTATGAACTATCGGCTATTTTCTAGCTcaagaaacgaacaaaagataaTCGATTTCGTGTAAATAAAAGagagagatatatatttatagttcatAGCTGGCTTGTTCACACCGCCGGCGAAGACACTCTCCCACCGCCCGGCGAGTAAGCGATAATTCCATACAATGTTTACTAGCCGCCCGCTGATTGTCAACTGTTTCTAGTACATAATTTTACTAGTTGATAGCCGAGCTCGCTGATAGTTGGCGGTGGGACCACTGTTTTCTAGTTGACCGCCGCGATAAAAGCTATCGACTATAAAACTAGCTCAGCGGTACTCGCCGGTGCCTGCTTGGCGATCAGACCGATCATTTTACCTTATGAGGTGGATGCGAGTGCACGTATTTacaatgaatttaaaacaatcATATGAACTATCTTTGTTGTCCAGTTcggatgacgatgatgatgtattttataaaagcgtgtGTGTAGTGGCAGTGGCAATTTTGAAGAgacggaagaaaaaaaaagatattttaaaaataatgacaaGAAAATGTTGGATGcaagaaattaattatttcagaAAAGAATGCAGTCATTGGCGAATAGGGCcctcttaagttttttacctttatGCTGGGCCACCCGGCTGAGCTAGTGGAGCGAGTAATCGCCCGTCGCACGCAAACACTCGCTTATAGCTCAGCGTCTAAACTAGTAAAACTATACTCGCTTCTCGCCGCTCGCCCACTAGTTTGTAGTTTATAGTTTCACTCGCTTATAGTTTGTAGCCGGCGGTGGGACCAGTGCCttaactccttttaattccacactccatacttaaACTACTTAggttacggaaggtggaggtaaggaaataaatctccatgtaccaaaaagtgccatcaaaaaaccataaataggtggcgctacaatacctagaatacttgaacaaaaaaatcaaatcatagacagcgcacttcactccgtcaatagcgcctaggttcttagttactctagcgctactctggagagatttggaactattatgtATAGCTGACAGccggacacttttgcaacagttctaccataagagatgtcactcctcttaattccacactccataacttAGGTATTAAGGAACTATTCAAACGTCACCGGTGATCGCAGAACTGGCAGTTTCCTCGCTCTGTCTGAAGTACTTTTGTGgcacaacgaggaaatgctgacAGCATCtgcggcaccatgccgcagtgggatagtttttagtattttatttaaagattagtattgtttatttttagtgtGTATGTGTTTAATATTAGTAAATTAGTTATTaggaaataaatacttatactgaattatattaattttatttccagCTACCTTGTCCGCCTGGGAGAGCTGGACCTCGCCCGTGACGATGAGGGCGCGACTCCCGTGGACGTGCTCATCAAAACCCTAGTCAAACACCAGGAGTACAGTCCCAAGTCTTTCACGAATGACATCGGCATCCTCGTTCTATCTCGCAACGTGCAGTTTACAAGTAAGActatatatacaatacaatacaatacaatacaaatcctctttattgcacaatctctgaaaaaaaatgtacatggaaacacataaaaacatgaagatagaggtaaacaacaggcggccttatcgctacagagcgatctctatATATTATACTCTatctttagttatttaaataaaagtaaacaaacaatttgtaaaatttcGTATAGTTTACATTTAGTGGTTACACAACCAAATACAAATTCACCTGAATCTGTTACCGagcgacctgactttaacctacactATTTGATCATGTCATGTtatcatctaccctcaactggcttaaggagccatttgagggtagattttgtttacttttatttaagtacctaaagaCACAAAGTATAGACATTTCCCGCAAATCTACAatcattgtgcctattttgcgtgaaaaacgaggtagcgctactcaaACCTCCCCAGTTTCTCCATCATGAAACCTAGCAAGGATTTTCTATATAATTACTTCTACCTGCTTGTAGTCCAGaagaatttgttttgttgtttaacTTACTCTGTTTCCATGTACACTCTGCAGCTCTTCACATGGAGCTATCTAAGTAAGGCCCATAATTGTTCTAACTAAACAAAATGCTCTAAAGAAAGGTATTTAGGGGCACAGTTAGTAGTcggatttataaataatgattcgATAAAGTACCAAGGTGTCCAGGTAAAAACAAGTGACCTGGTAAACAAATTACTAAATCCATTAACGGCCTGTCACTTGTTTCAGACTTGATCCAGCCCATCTGTATCCCGCGCAGCGGCGACCTGCGCTCACGCAGCTACGAGAACTACACGCCGCTCATTGCCGGGTGGGGTGACACGGAGTTCCGTTagtattattctttattttccttttaaccCTGCATAATAAATAGTTGATAAGTGAATCTCGTTATGAATATCACTGTAGGTGGATTTGTCcccatataatatgtattaattgTTTTTTCAGGTGGTCCGTCCGCCACACACCTCCAAGTGCTACAACTGCCCGTTCTCAGCAACGACTTCTGCGCTCAAGCATACTCAGCGTACAAGGCGCAAGTGATTGATCAACGCGTGCTGTGCGCCGGCTTCAAGAAGGGAGGGAAGGACGCCTGCCAGGGGGACAGTGGAGGGCCGCTCATGCAGCCTATTGTAAGTACTCTATTCTAACTGTTACTCGTACAAGGTGCAAGTGATCGATCAACGCGTGCTGTGCACCGGCTTCAAGAAGGGAGGGAAGGACGCCTGCCAGGGGGACAGTGGAGGGCCGCTCATGCAGCCTATTGTAAGTACTCTATTCTAACTGTTACTCGTACAAGGTGCAAGTGATCGATCAACGCGTGCTGTGCGCCGGCTTCAAGAAGGAAGGGAAGGACGCCTGCCAGGGGGACAGTGGAGGGCCACTCATGCAGCCTATTGTAAGTACTCTATTCTAGCTGTTACTCGTACAAGGTGCAAGTGATCGATCAACGCATATTATGCGCTGGCTTCAAGAAGGGAGGGAAGGACGCCTGCCAGGGGGACAGTGGGGGGCCGCTCATGCAGCCTATTGTAAGTACTCTATTCTAACTGTTACTCGTACAAGGCGCAAGTGATCGTTCAACGCGTGCTGTGCGCCGGCTTCAAGAAGGGAGGGAAGGACGCCTGCCAGGGGGACAGTGGGGGGCCGCTCATGCAGCCTATTGTAAGTACTCTATTCTAACTGTTACTCGTACATGGCGCAAGTGATCGATCAACGCGTGCTGTGCGCCGGCTTCAAGAAGGGAGGGAAGGACGCCTGCCAGGGGGACAGTGGGGGGCCGCTCATGCAGCCTATTGTACGTACCACTTTAATAATTCTGACTAGTATAAAGTtgccaaaaacatttttctatgaTGCTAAATTGCAAATTGTTGTGACTGTCCATGCGTCCAGATTTGAAGAAGACAAACTAGTCAACCGTGTGTATTTGACCCAAGCTTTCTATGATTGACAATAAGATAGGTAACTACTGAAGTTTTCCATCACGAATAGGGTAGGGTATGGAAACTTATCTTCGCTGAAGAAAACTTCTCTTCGCTGGTGACATGAGTACATTCAAAGACATCATCAACATCCTAGAATCTCTAACAGTGTTTAACTTTCGTGTCcgtatttagttttttattgaatttaacCAATATTTTCCTTTTCCAGTACAACAGCGAAACGCGAACCACATTCTTCTACCAGATCGGCGTAGTGTCCTACGGGAAGAAATGTGCCGAGGCGGGCTTCCCTGGCGTGTACACTAGGGTCACCAATTTCGTGCCCTGGATAGAAGAGACTGTGGCGAATAATTGAACCGATAGGAAGTAGTAATTAGCAACTACACTCCATGAATGTTTTGCGGGATAAATGTTTGACCAGAAAGTAAAGAGCTATATACAGAGAGTTGAGTATATATGTATAGTGTATTCACAAAGGGCGGAATGGGATAGGCTATTAAACTAATAGTTAATAGTGCGTTACTTGATTCCATGTATACAACGATCGTCCGTGAATCGCTAATATCATAATCAAATTGGCAGTTTAATTCCCTGGGGTACAAAGGCTAAAAACTGCAATAAAACTACATTTGCCTCGGGATAGTTTTTTTAGCACTctgttatagggagcgtgcatgaactgtaggaggcagcacagtagccgtcagatttttggcgcgaggcgtaaatgtgatgttttttgttccgatgtagcccacaagatggcagaacctactatgcacaagaaaacacgtgatgtgtacatgtgcatgtttatggttccgattcaggccacaagatggcagactctccaacgcgcacggttccTATAGCTCTCTGTTCTTTGATTCTAGAGTACTTAAGTAATCTATACCGTTTATTCAGTTGcagtataataatttaaacttaaactttTATAACATATACTGTCACGAAAACTAGGCGAAATTTACGTCAAATCTCAAATTCATAGGTTGTATATACAATAGTTATAATGTTATTATGTTTTATGAGTCATACATAGGAGtgtatgtgtaatattattGAACTTGCAATTCGTATCTTGTGAAAAGGAACTTAACAAATTCGATTAAGGCCATTATTTAATCCAACGTTAAAATAGAAAAGctatcatattttttacttcatacctattaaatgtttatattgTGTCCACAATATAAGATTAAAAATTATCTATATTTCTATCCAGTATTTTTGACTGTAAATCAATACATTATAATTGtttgttataataatatttatttattagtataagtAGGCATTTAAATTAAGCTTATGTGTAGTAAGGTAGCTTGTGTGTAGCtttaatttaggttttttttatgaaatcagGATTTATGTTTATGCACTCAGtgatattaaagtttattttataaatataataccgTATTTTGATGTATACCTCTCTAGTACCATAATCTTATCTTCTCACATTCCGATTAATGTGTTGTTCAAAACAGATTTCCTCGTTTTACCTCGTTTAATCACAACGGTTTTAATAGTTTTATACTAATTAGTCATCATGTTTTGTGTTAAATAGTAAAgtatgtttgtttttaaattaataaaatagattGTATTCCATTGTTAATAGgcattaaaaatgtatacttgcCTATTCATTCTATCTCGTAAAACGTGCAATATATGATGTTCTTTTACAAATTTGTTATTAGTTACTTGCAACGTACGAGTACGGTTCCCACCGAGCGGGCCGATTCGGAGCGCATTTCACATTAGTACGATCGCAAGCCATTTCACATTAGGTCGgctgctcgcggacgcggaCGGCTCCGGACGGATTCCATTGCTACtgccatacataatgtataggcacattgaaaatgTGCTCCGGCGCGGCCCGACTccagccggtgggaatcgaatATTACTCGTCGAGCAAGCTGCACGAGCAAGTAATGTCAAAATTATAATAGAATCAaactaagataagttggcacCGATTtgagcccagacggtgcacgggttattttaaacgtccaTCTTCTATGAAGTTATGTTCACTTGCACTTGCtatatcttggtctaactctagatcaaatagggggtattactgcaatgttctgccgccagagcgCAGCACTGGCACATATTGTAAactgtaaaccatagagtaacttatacataatgCCTTATACAGTTTTTTGAGTAATTTTTCACTACGCCTTTGACacggcggtttgtttacag
The nucleotide sequence above comes from Cydia pomonella isolate Wapato2018A chromosome 2, ilCydPomo1, whole genome shotgun sequence. Encoded proteins:
- the LOC133531040 gene encoding venom serine protease Bi-VSP-like isoform X2: MAKLLCVCLFMCVQIVFCQFEETCTTVDNEVGSCISVTDCQPYLKLIQESRSNPNALRLLRQAHCGFQGNNPKVCCPRPGIPTGPPPLPSTEPTPAPTPPTEPTPSPAPKELEPQLEAVTLPEAPVCGVSNASFSRVVGGIPAKLGDFPWMALLGYKERRAGAGARWLCGGSLISARHVLTAAHCIHTRENDLYLVRLGELDLARDDEGATPVDVLIKTLVKHQEYSPKSFTNDIGILVLSRNVQFTNLIQPICIPRSGDLRSRSYENYTPLIAGWGDTEFRGPSATHLQVLQLPVLSNDFCAQAYSAYKAQVIDQRVLCAGFKKGGKDACQGDSGGPLMQPIYNSETRTTFFYQIGVVSYGKKCAEAGFPGVYTRVTNFVPWIEETVANN